Proteins co-encoded in one Synechococcales cyanobacterium T60_A2020_003 genomic window:
- a CDS encoding transposase, translating to MKPQYRIRNWSEYNAGLKARGSLTFWIEESVLGQWVVEELSGKPGASVLYSDLAIQTMATVK from the coding sequence ATGAAACCTCAATACCGCATCCGCAACTGGTCAGAGTATAACGCTGGATTGAAGGCTAGGGGAAGCCTCACCTTCTGGATCGAAGAATCTGTGCTGGGGCAGTGGGTGGTCGAGGAGTTGAGCGGCAAACCCGGCGCGTCAGTTCTTTATAGTGACCTTGCGATTCAAACAATGGCGACCGTCAAAG